Within Syntrophorhabdaceae bacterium, the genomic segment CACGGAAGGAATGCTGGGAAAATGGTGGGGCACAGAGCTTGAAAAACGTAGTAACGGCAGGGTTAAAGTCCAGTATTTCTTTGCAGAGGCATTGGTGAAAACCATGGATAGTCTTCCTGCGGTCTCAAGCGGCATAGCGGATGTGCAGTTTTTTGCTCCCGGATATTTTCCCACGCAGATGGCGCTAAGTGGTGTTGCGGACCTTCTCTTCCAGACACAGTCCAACTGGGTTTCAGCCAGAGCATACAACGAGATGGCCGACACATTTCCACCCTTTCAAAAAATGATGAAAGACAATAACATCAAATTAATGAGCATCTGGCCCGCCAGTGAAGTAGTAATGATCTCCAGAAAACCAATAAAGACACTTGATGACTTGAAGGGGAAGAAGATCAGGGCTCTGGGTTTGATGAATAAAGCAATGAAGATGCTTGGAGCAACACCTGTGGCAATGCCACTACCAGAGGTATATGAAGCCCTTGAGCGTGGGACAATCGATGCAGTTACGGGCCTTCCCTATCACCTGGTTGCAGCCTTTAAAATGCAGGAGGCAGCAAAAAATCTTATAAATCCTGGTTTGGGCTGTTATGCCTCGGGAGGCTAT encodes:
- a CDS encoding C4-dicarboxylate TRAP transporter substrate-binding protein; its protein translation is MKYRPISLWSMFAGAVLILAFIIFGLTVAASTSYAASEKPIVLKLSSFLPETGTEGMLGKWWGTELEKRSNGRVKVQYFFAEALVKTMDSLPAVSSGIADVQFFAPGYFPTQMALSGVADLLFQTQSNWVSARAYNEMADTFPPFQKMMKDNNIKLMSIWPASEVVMISRKPIKTLDDLKGKKIRALGLMNKAMKMLGATPVAMPLPEVYEALERGTIDAVTGLPYHLVAAFKMQEAAKNLINPGLGCYASGGYFMNLNTWNKLPDDIKKIALQLNQEFPDVAIKMQADLHKKTTDTLLKAKCNIYSLPANEVAKWKAILIPSIYDDWMKDMASKGLPGKETLQKYQELVKKYTPKDKYVSPFLK